The following proteins are co-located in the Aurantiacibacter atlanticus genome:
- the scpA gene encoding methylmalonyl-CoA mutase: MTDNNNSEPTKSDWHEKAAKEVKGRDLTWNTPEGIAVQPLYTAEDAPSDPGLPGFAPFTRGPYASMYTGRPWTIRQYAGFSTAEESNAFYRRNLAAGQKGLSVAFDLATHRGYDSDHSRVVGDVGKAGVAIDTVRDMEILFDQIPLDTMSVSMTMNGAVIPVMAFYIVAGERQGVSQNKLSGTIQNDILKEFMVRNTYIYPPEPSMRIVSDIIGYTSRHMPRFNSISISGYHMHEAGATAVQELAFTIADGKEYARRAMAAGLDIDAFAPRLSFFWGIGMNFFMEIAKMRAARTLWHDVMEGLGAQSDKSKMLRTHCQTSGVSLQEQDPYNNVMRTTIEAMAAVLGGTQSLHTNALDEALALPTEFSARIARNTQLVLQEESGITNVADPLGGSYYIEALTAELTEKARELMAEVDELGGMTKAVASGMPKARIEEAAAAKQASVDKGETVIVGVNKYRLGEEAHLDTLDIDNHAVRASQVARLEKVRAARDEAACKEALKALSAGARADGNLLALAVEAARHDATLGEISSAMEDVFGRYDTVPTPVKGIYASAYEGDARYAQVVSGVQAVARRLDHTPRILVAKMGQDGHDRGANVIASAFTDMGFEVISGPLFQTPAETAKLALESNVDAVGASSLAAGHKTLIPELIGHLKDAGRADIKVVAGGVIPPADYDFLKKAGVQGIYGPGTNVVEAAADLLRLLGHNMPPAGEEMEAAQ; this comes from the coding sequence ATGACCGATAACAACAATTCTGAGCCGACGAAATCAGACTGGCATGAAAAGGCTGCCAAGGAAGTCAAGGGCCGTGACCTGACGTGGAACACACCCGAGGGCATCGCCGTGCAGCCGCTTTACACCGCAGAAGATGCGCCGTCCGATCCGGGCCTGCCCGGTTTCGCGCCTTTTACCCGCGGCCCCTATGCCAGCATGTATACCGGCCGCCCCTGGACCATCCGGCAATATGCGGGTTTCTCTACCGCTGAGGAATCAAACGCCTTTTACCGCCGCAACCTTGCCGCCGGCCAAAAGGGGCTGAGCGTGGCCTTCGATCTTGCCACCCATCGCGGTTATGACAGCGATCACAGCCGCGTTGTGGGCGATGTCGGCAAGGCTGGCGTTGCGATTGATACCGTGCGCGACATGGAAATCCTGTTTGACCAGATCCCGCTCGACACGATGAGCGTTTCGATGACGATGAACGGCGCCGTGATCCCGGTAATGGCGTTTTATATTGTCGCGGGTGAACGGCAGGGCGTGAGCCAGAACAAGCTTTCGGGGACCATTCAGAACGATATCCTGAAAGAGTTCATGGTTCGCAATACCTATATCTATCCGCCGGAACCATCGATGCGGATAGTGTCGGACATCATCGGTTATACCTCGCGGCACATGCCGCGTTTCAATTCCATTTCGATCAGCGGCTATCACATGCACGAAGCCGGGGCGACGGCAGTACAGGAGCTCGCCTTCACCATTGCCGATGGCAAGGAATACGCCAGACGCGCGATGGCGGCGGGTCTCGATATTGATGCCTTTGCACCGCGCCTCAGCTTCTTCTGGGGCATTGGCATGAACTTCTTCATGGAGATCGCCAAGATGCGCGCGGCGCGCACCCTTTGGCATGACGTGATGGAAGGGCTGGGCGCGCAGAGCGACAAGTCGAAGATGCTGCGCACCCACTGCCAGACGAGTGGCGTCTCGCTGCAAGAGCAGGACCCTTACAACAACGTCATGCGGACGACGATAGAGGCGATGGCCGCCGTGCTTGGCGGAACGCAATCGCTGCACACCAATGCGCTGGACGAGGCGCTGGCGCTGCCGACCGAATTTTCTGCCCGCATCGCGCGCAATACCCAGCTTGTCCTGCAGGAAGAAAGCGGTATTACCAATGTCGCCGATCCGCTGGGCGGCAGTTATTATATAGAGGCGCTAACCGCTGAATTGACCGAGAAGGCCCGCGAATTGATGGCCGAGGTCGATGAGTTGGGCGGCATGACCAAGGCTGTTGCCAGCGGCATGCCCAAGGCTCGCATCGAAGAAGCCGCGGCTGCCAAGCAGGCGAGCGTCGACAAGGGCGAGACGGTGATCGTCGGCGTGAACAAATATCGCCTTGGGGAAGAGGCGCATCTCGACACCCTTGATATCGATAATCACGCGGTCCGCGCCAGCCAGGTCGCGCGGCTGGAAAAGGTGCGCGCCGCTCGTGACGAAGCGGCCTGCAAGGAAGCGCTGAAAGCCTTGAGCGCGGGGGCAAGGGCCGATGGCAATTTGCTAGCTCTAGCGGTGGAAGCAGCGCGCCATGATGCCACGTTGGGAGAGATTTCTTCCGCGATGGAGGATGTGTTTGGTCGTTACGATACCGTGCCGACCCCGGTGAAGGGCATTTATGCCTCCGCCTATGAAGGCGATGCGCGTTATGCGCAGGTCGTATCAGGGGTGCAGGCAGTTGCGCGCAGGCTTGATCACACGCCGCGCATCCTTGTCGCCAAAATGGGGCAGGACGGCCACGACCGGGGGGCCAATGTGATTGCATCGGCTTTTACCGATATGGGCTTTGAAGTCATTTCCGGCCCGCTGTTCCAGACACCGGCAGAAACTGCGAAACTGGCGCTGGAAAGCAATGTTGACGCCGTGGGCGCAAGCTCTCTGGCAGCAGGCCACAAGACGCTGATCCCCGAGCTTATAGGCCATCTGAAAGACGCAGGTCGCGCTGATATCAAGGTGGTTGCAGGCGGCGTGATCCCGCCTGCGGACTATGATTTCCTTAAGAAAGCTGGCGTGCAGGGCATTTACGGTCCGGGCACCAATGTGGTTGAAGCCGCTGCTGATTTGCTGCGGTTGCTGGGCCACAATATGCCGCCTGCAGGTGAGGAGATGGAGGCAGCGCAGTGA